Genomic segment of Sodaliphilus pleomorphus:
GAATTGGTTGACACAAGAGCTGTCTGTATGGAAGTTCCCTTCATCAATTCGGCGCTACGTTTGTACCATGCACCGACATAATCGATATTACCGAGGTTTTTCCAATCCTTGCCAAACACATAGAGCATGTCATCCTTTTGCTCCGGCGACATCAATCGTGCCCCCACAAACGGCGGGTTACCGATAATATAGTCCGGATGGGGACATACATGACGCCAATCCATGTGCAGGGCATTGCCCTCGTGAATGTTGGCATAGCTGTGCAAGGGCAAGAAGTCGATGTCGTGGTGAATGATGCTCTCGGTCTCAGCCATCATCTGACTCTCGCTTATCCACAGCGCTGTGGTGGCCACGGTGACGGCAAAATCGTTGATCTCGATGCCATAGAATTGATTGATACTCACCTTGATGGGATTGACAAAGGCATCGAGGGGCTCCATGTTGTAGATGAGCTTGATCACCTGGTTCTCGAGCCGTCGCAACGACAGGTAGGTCTCGGTGAGAAAATTGCCAGAGCCGCACGCGGGGTCGAGAAAAACAAGCGAGGCCAGCTGGTCTTGAAATTCGTGCAGAGCCTTGAGACGGCGTTTAAACACCGGCTCGTCGGTGATGTCGGCCAACTTGCGCTTGAGGCCATCGAGAAACAGCGGGTCGATCACCTTGTGTATGTTTTCGATCGAGGTATAGTGCATGCCGCCCGACCGACGGGTGACAGCATTGAGGGTGCTCTCAAACACGCCACCAAAGATGGTGGGCGAAATTTGCGACCAGTCGAAGTCGAGCGATGCATGTTGCAACAGCACATGCCGCATCTCCTCGGTAAAAGGCGGCACGTCGATTTGCTCGGCAAAGAGCCCGCCATTGGTATAAGGGAAGGCGGCCAGGTCGGGACGCAAATACTTGCTGCGACGCTCGACCGGGGTGTTGAGCGTGTCGAAAACGCGCAGCAAGGCGTCGCGCATGTCGGCGGCCTCATACCGGTCAAGATAGTCGTGAAACATGTCGTGCCGTCCAAAAATGCCGGCATCCTCGGCATAGAGGCAGAACACCAGTCGCACACACAAGATGTTGAGATACCGCATCGAGCGAGGGTCGGTCAGGTCATACTCCTTGATGAGCGCATCATAGATGCGGCCCACAATCTCGCCAGCCTGCATGCTCACTTCCATTTCCTTGTTGATGTGGACACTTCCCGTGTCGACGAGAAACTGCAAGCGGTAGTAGTCGTCGCCCAGATTGATGAGCGCGATGTGCTGCGGCTCGCTGTTGGGGTTTTCCATGTCGTAGACGTCGATTTCGGCAAAGTTGCAAGTCACTATCCAGCGAGGGCGTTGCGAGTAGGGCAACGCGGCCGAGTAGCGCTGCGCCTGCTGGAACGGGGTGAGCATGGTGCCATCGCTTTGGCGTATGGGCTTGCGTAAGTCCTTGCCCAGCGACTTTTGCTCGATCATGACATGAGTGGCTGGTATCATCACATCGATAAACGAGGTGGAGTCGAGCTGCACCTTGTCTTCAAACTCCACCCACTCGGTGGGATTGGGCACGCCATAGACGTTGCCCAACAGGTCGAGCCAGTAGCGTTGGCTCTCGCCTTTTTCATAGCCTCTGCCGTGCCAACGTTTGGCAAACTCAATAGCGGCCTGGCGTTGTTGCTTCTCGGTGTTCATTTTGGGTTTGGGTTGTTAAAGTTATTTTTTTGCCGGGGCCAGGATGGGGGGAGGTAGAGCACAAAATGCGAGTCTTGGTAAGCGATGCGATAGTGATGGCGGCGCAAGAAGGCATTGAGCGCGGCCAGCTTGGCATCGTCGAGAAATGGCGAGCGCACGTTGTAGTGGTCGAGGTCGGGCGCGGGACGCCCCCAGTGTTGCCCTATGGTGTTGAACCGCTGGCGCAGCACGGCCGGCAGCGGGCCGGCAGCGGCAGCCTTGTCGAGCTTGGAGCGCAGCAGGCCGGCACTCAACAGCTCGGGCCACGAGCAGCCCATGTAGGGGCGCGTGTCGGTCATGTAGTTGACCAGGGGCATGCTGCCATACACCATGAGCGTGTCGCCGGCACTCACCCAGGGCTCGATGCCGCGCAACATGCTGTCGACCACAGCCGCGCGCGCGGGTGTGGTGTAGATGCCGGCCACCCGAGGGTTGTGCACCGTCGCCGTCTTCTCCCACACAGGGCCTTGGTCGAAGTACACATCGCCCGAAACCAACTTGAAGGCGCACACCAGTGCAAAGACCGCGAGCAGGTCGCGGCCGTGGTTGTCGATCCACAGCGAGGCGGCTACCGGCAAGGCCAGCAGTGTGACCAGCGTGCCGCTGTTGTAGGCATAGCCGTCGCTGCCCACGGGAAACACCAGCGCCGTGTAGAGACCCGCCCAGGCCGCCATGCGCTGCTGCGGGTTGCCCATGACGATGACATAGATGCAGCCCGCCACGGCAAGTATCCACACCGGCCGCACGATGTTGATGCGCAGGGTGAGCCACACCACGAGCACGATGCAGGTCAAGCGCAACAGCCACCTGAGCGGCCGCAGCTCAATCCAGTCGCCCACCTTGATGTAGAGCCAGGCCACCAAGCCATATTTCACGCCCACCCACAGCTCGGTCTTGAAGAAGCCCAGCTGCGACATGAGCAAGAATGCCGCCGAGTGGGTCGAGGCGCCCTTCTGGCCGGTGGCCAGGGCGTGCAAGTCGGTCATGTTGTCGAGGAAAATGCCCAGGTGCCCCAGCCCCCACATGAGGGCCGCCATGATGCCCACGCCTGCCACTGCGCCCCCCAGGCCTGCGAGCATGAGCCGGCCACGATGCCTGCCGCCGTGCACTGCGGGCAGGAGCACGAGCAGCCCCAGGGCCAGCACATCGGGCACCCGCGTGAAGATGTTGACGCCCATCACCAGGCCCGACAGCGCCACGAGCCAGGCGTTGCTGCGCATCAAGCCCTGGCAGAGCAACACTGCTGCAGCCACCCACAGCATGATGGCCAGCAAGTCGTTGCACAGCGTGACGGGGATGAGGATATAGGAGAAAGCTGCCACCACCAGGGCCAGTATCACGCCCGAGGGCCTGAAGAGCGTGCGCAGGTACAGAAAGGCCAGCCACATGCTGCCCACGACGACGACAATACCTGCAAGGCGCATGCCCAGCAGCCCCATGCCAGGGAAGAAATGCAGCAACGTGCCGCCCACCAGACCGCTCAGGTAGTACATGAAGTTGTACTCCACCGTGCCGGGTGCATCGAAGATGCGGGCATAGAAGGTCATGTAAAACCCGCTGTCGCACACGTCGAGGCCAAACACGGCGCCCACCGTGAGATAGGCCGCCACTACGAGGGTGGCTATTCCCATCCACAGGCCGCTGCGGGCATCTATCTTGCTTGTCAACGTGCTGGCTGCAGGTTTTTTCATTGTGTGTGTGTATTGTGCAGTGCCCCACCGCTGGGGCTGGTGCTAAGGTAGTGAAAAAACAACAACAAAACAAGCGCCCTATGTCTTCATGAGCACAAGGGCGCTGCTATATCGCGTAAAATTGTGTGTGTGTGTGTGGGCTGACGCTTACTTCTGTGCAGGAGTATTGATAGGCGTGCCTTGATTTTGCTGCACAGGCATGTCCTTCAAGGTAGGCATCTTCTCACGAGTCACATACTGGGTGTCGGTGAACAGGCAGGTGCATATCGAAAGCACGCAGATGAATATTGCCAGGCCCCAAGTGAGCTTCTCGATAAAATCGGTTGTCTTGCGCACACCCATAAACTGGTTGTAGTTGTTGACATTGGCAGCAAGGCCGCCGCCCTTAGACTTTTGAATCAAGATTACACCCACCAAGACGATCGATGCAATTGTAATCAAAGTTGCAAAAATACCATACATAATATTTTATCTGATTTTTATTTTTTACTTTTTTCGTTGAGTACCAATTTCCTTAAGAAACGTATTTGGTCTGCAAAGTAAATACTTTTTTCTGGAAATTTCAAATTTATGTTCTCTATAATTTCAAGAGCCTTAGAATATTTGCCTCGCGAGATGTACATCTTGGCCAGCGACTCGCTCAGCATCGAGTCGTCTTGCGGCTTGGGCTCGGCGATGGGCGTGTGGGCGATCTCGGCTGCCGCGGCGGGTTCCACGTGCTGCTGTGGCACCGACAGGGATTGACGTTTCTCGCGCTCGCGCTCCTGGGCGATAAACTTGTTGATGAGTTCGTCGTCGTGGCTCATGTCGAGGTCGGTGGCGTCGGCGGTGCCGCCCTCGTCGCGTTCCTGGGCGGCAAGCACATCGGCATAGTCGGGCGTGGGATTGAAGATGGCATTGTTGATGGCCTCGATCTCCTTGCTGCTCGTCGACCCGAAGGTGTTGAGAAACTGGTCGATGGCCTCGTCGGTGCCCGGTGTGGCCTGCTGCTGCAGGGGCTCGGGATAGAAGCTGGCAAAGAGCTGGGCCGATACGCCCAGTTGCATGGCCAGGGCCTGGCGGTCGGGGGTCACGAGAGCCAAGCGGTCGAGGATGGCCCGGTTGTCGTCGCCCTCGATGCCGTGCTGCTTGAGGTAGAGCAGGGCTGGCAGTGCGAAGTAGGGGTAGCGCTCGAGTGCCTCGTCGAGCCACTCGCGGGTGGCCACCGTGGTGTCGCCGCCCATTATCTTGTCGATGTCGTGTAGTATGTCCATCACCAGTTGCCTAAGGTTGCATTGAAAATCAAGTCCTTCAAGTCGTCGCATATCTCGGAGCACAGCTGGTCTTGCACGTCGGTGAGCAGCTGGTTGCTGTCGAAGTCGCGGTAGGCCGAGAAGGTCTGGTCGGTCGACAGGGCCGCGTTCTTGTTGTCGATATATTTCACGTGCACCGAGATGGTGAGGCGCGTGCGACTGGCATAGGCATTGTCGCTCACGGCCTGGGGGCTGAGCGAGTAGCCTGTGATCTCGCCCTCGATGCGCAGGTCGCTGTTGGGGCTGTCGATCACGTGCAGGCGCGTGTTTTGCGTCACCATGTCTTTGAGCTTGTTTTCAAAGAGCTGCTGCAGCGGCGGGTAGACCAGCGAGGCTCGTATAGGGAAATCGCTGAACGACACGGTCTTGTAGACGGTGTAGTCGAGTGCGGCGCCGTTGAGCTTGTAGCTTATCTTGCACGAGCTGGGCACGAGCACAAGCAGCACGAGTGTGAATATTGCGATAGCGCGTCGTAGCATTTTCTTGTTGCGAAACATAGCCGATAGTCGATTTTCAATTGAACTGCACCACATGATGTTGTCAACTCTTCAGGTTGCGCGACTCCAGGCCGTACTCCTTGATTTTGCGATAGAGCGTGCGTTCAGAGATGTTGAGCTCCTCGGCCGTCTTCTTGCGGCGGCCGCAGTTGCGCTCGAGCGCACGGGTGATGGTCTCGCGCTCGGTGTCCTCGAGGGTTTTCACCGGCCGCACCTCGTCGGGCTCGACCGCGGTGGCGTCTACCTCGTGCACTTGCGGTGCGGCACCGGGCACTGCGCCGTAGTCGTCGAGACCTATCGACTTGAGCTCGGGCGACTTGTACTTCGACAGGCTGCCCACCAGCTGCTTCGACTGGCGCTTGAGCTCGGCCACGTCGTCGTTGATGTGGGCCACGTGGCTGCCCGTCTCGACGGCGGTCTTGAGGTTTTCGATCTCGCTTTGGAGCTGGAATATCATCTTGAAGATGAGCTCGCGCTCGCGGTTGTAGTCAAAGGCCGAAGCCTGGCTGGCGACAACGGGCTTCATGTCGTCGGTGGCATAGGGCAGGTAGCGGCGCACATCGTCGCCCGTGAGCGTGTTGCCAGCCTCGAAGAGGGCGATTTGCTCCACCACGTTTTTGAGCTGGCGCACGTTGCCTGGCCAGCGGTAGCCCATTATGGCCTGGCGTGCCTCGCCAGTGTACTCGACTTGCGGCATGTGGTAGTTGTCGGCAAAGTCGTGGCTGAACTTGCGGGTGAGCAGCCACACGTCGTCGCCGCGGTCGCGCAGGGGCGGTATGTTGATTTGCACCGTCGAAAGGCGGTAGTACAAGTCCTCGCGAAACTTGCCCTCTTTCACGGCGCGCACCATGTCTTTGTTGGTGGCGGCCACTACACGTATGTTGGTTTTCTTGACTTCGGCCGAGCCCACACGCATGTACTCGCCCGACTCAAGCACACGCAGCAGGCGGGCCTG
This window contains:
- a CDS encoding DNA methyltransferase; its protein translation is MNTEKQQRQAAIEFAKRWHGRGYEKGESQRYWLDLLGNVYGVPNPTEWVEFEDKVQLDSTSFIDVMIPATHVMIEQKSLGKDLRKPIRQSDGTMLTPFQQAQRYSAALPYSQRPRWIVTCNFAEIDVYDMENPNSEPQHIALINLGDDYYRLQFLVDTGSVHINKEMEVSMQAGEIVGRIYDALIKEYDLTDPRSMRYLNILCVRLVFCLYAEDAGIFGRHDMFHDYLDRYEAADMRDALLRVFDTLNTPVERRSKYLRPDLAAFPYTNGGLFAEQIDVPPFTEEMRHVLLQHASLDFDWSQISPTIFGGVFESTLNAVTRRSGGMHYTSIENIHKVIDPLFLDGLKRKLADITDEPVFKRRLKALHEFQDQLASLVFLDPACGSGNFLTETYLSLRRLENQVIKLIYNMEPLDAFVNPIKVSINQFYGIEINDFAVTVATTALWISESQMMAETESIIHHDIDFLPLHSYANIHEGNALHMDWRHVCPHPDYIIGNPPFVGARLMSPEQKDDMLYVFGKDWKNLGNIDYVGAWYKRSAELMKGTSIQTALVSTNSISQGEQVANLWAPLMRDGLKINFAHCTFRWDSEASLKAHVHVVIVGFSYVDNHNKFIFDNGQTIKAAHINPYLVDAPDTFIHSRSKALCNVPAIGIGNQPIDGGNYLFKKEEMDEFIKKEPKSASYFHLWYGSEEFIHQKPRYCLWLGDCSPKEINEMPLCKKRVENVRLLRLASKRAGTRRLADRPTRFLVENMPNGDSIIIPSVSSEKRRYVPMGFIHKGTFASNLVLLIPSATLYHFGILESNVHMAWMRVVCGRLEMRYRYSKDVVYNNFPWPSPTAEQAEKIATTAQGILDARSHYPDSSLADLYNPNLMPYDLLEAHRANDRAVMAAYGFATRMTETECVSRLFDLYSAMAHMG
- a CDS encoding glycosyltransferase family 39 protein, translating into MKKPAASTLTSKIDARSGLWMGIATLVVAAYLTVGAVFGLDVCDSGFYMTFYARIFDAPGTVEYNFMYYLSGLVGGTLLHFFPGMGLLGMRLAGIVVVVGSMWLAFLYLRTLFRPSGVILALVVAAFSYILIPVTLCNDLLAIMLWVAAAVLLCQGLMRSNAWLVALSGLVMGVNIFTRVPDVLALGLLVLLPAVHGGRHRGRLMLAGLGGAVAGVGIMAALMWGLGHLGIFLDNMTDLHALATGQKGASTHSAAFLLMSQLGFFKTELWVGVKYGLVAWLYIKVGDWIELRPLRWLLRLTCIVLVVWLTLRINIVRPVWILAVAGCIYVIVMGNPQQRMAAWAGLYTALVFPVGSDGYAYNSGTLVTLLALPVAASLWIDNHGRDLLAVFALVCAFKLVSGDVYFDQGPVWEKTATVHNPRVAGIYTTPARAAVVDSMLRGIEPWVSAGDTLMVYGSMPLVNYMTDTRPYMGCSWPELLSAGLLRSKLDKAAAAGPLPAVLRQRFNTIGQHWGRPAPDLDHYNVRSPFLDDAKLAALNAFLRRHHYRIAYQDSHFVLYLPPSWPRQKNNFNNPNPK
- the secG gene encoding preprotein translocase subunit SecG, which encodes MITIASIVLVGVILIQKSKGGGLAANVNNYNQFMGVRKTTDFIEKLTWGLAIFICVLSICTCLFTDTQYVTREKMPTLKDMPVQQNQGTPINTPAQK
- the lptE gene encoding LptE family protein, which codes for MLRRAIAIFTLVLLVLVPSSCKISYKLNGAALDYTVYKTVSFSDFPIRASLVYPPLQQLFENKLKDMVTQNTRLHVIDSPNSDLRIEGEITGYSLSPQAVSDNAYASRTRLTISVHVKYIDNKNAALSTDQTFSAYRDFDSNQLLTDVQDQLCSEICDDLKDLIFNATLGNW
- a CDS encoding sigma-54 interaction domain-containing protein — its product is MAITKISSNVQSVKQRFSIIGNSPKLLVAIDRALQVAPIDLSVLIIGESGAGKEFFPQIIHTNSARRHNKYIAVNCGAIPEGTIDSELFGHEKGAFTGAIAAHKGYFEEANGGTIFLDEVAELPLTTQARLLRVLESGEYMRVGSAEVKKTNIRVVAATNKDMVRAVKEGKFREDLYYRLSTVQINIPPLRDRGDDVWLLTRKFSHDFADNYHMPQVEYTGEARQAIMGYRWPGNVRQLKNVVEQIALFEAGNTLTGDDVRRYLPYATDDMKPVVASQASAFDYNRERELIFKMIFQLQSEIENLKTAVETGSHVAHINDDVAELKRQSKQLVGSLSKYKSPELKSIGLDDYGAVPGAAPQVHEVDATAVEPDEVRPVKTLEDTERETITRALERNCGRRKKTAEELNISERTLYRKIKEYGLESRNLKS